From a region of the Lactuca sativa cultivar Salinas chromosome 4, Lsat_Salinas_v11, whole genome shotgun sequence genome:
- the LOC111906773 gene encoding uncharacterized protein LOC111906773 — protein sequence MGDPGCLSLPCEFGNHLKTYALADSGANINLMPFSFYQKQNIQKMKATKMTIHMANRLVTHRRGIVEDILVKIGRFVFPVDFVVMDMKEDVNVPIILGRPLLNTARALVDVRESKLTLRVVDNEETFGIQDGFQGEDVKGEVFNTDEDNDLEELEKLMEEEI from the coding sequence atgggagatcctggATGCCTCtctcttccatgtgagtttggaaACCATTTGAAGActtatgctttagccgattctggggccAACATAAATTTGATGCCATTTTCATTCTATCAAAAGCAAAatattcagaagatgaaggctacaaagaTGACTATTCACATGGCTAATCGTTTAGTGACTCACCGAAGGGGTATTGTAGAAGACATCCTGGTTAAAATTGGGAGATTCGTTTTCCCGGTTGACTTTGTGGTTATGGATATGAAGGAGGATGTTAATGTCCCAATTATTCTTGGTCGCCCTCTACTTAATACTGCTAGAGCTCTAGTTGATGTCCGTGAATCCAAGCTTACATTAAGGGTTGTTGATAATGAGGAGACTTTCGGAATACAAGATGGTTTTCAAGGAGAAGATGTAAAAGGTGAGGTGTTCAATACGGATGAAGATAATGATCTTGAAGAATTGGAGAAACTCATGGAAGAAGAAATCTAG
- the LOC111906772 gene encoding uncharacterized protein LOC111906772 — MIKKARDQEIEMELRTMCKPEQVQTAVSQDKRPKNFDSCNRGQQGQGRYGKPHNGACRATGSGCFKCGQPSHMSRDCPRGALICFHCNQTGHTKVDFLRLSGGTVVAPTPATLRITDSRLDKAETPVVKSRAFQLTTDEARTTPNVVLANGMIAHVQFDSGVSGSFVSLTLSKKFYDVPGILDFPVEVEIVNDRTVSTLRVHRGCVLNLFSERYSIDLVSIPLRGSKVIFEMDWLDPNGDMIECERQIVKV, encoded by the exons ATGATCAAGAAGGCCCGTGATCAGGAGATTGAGATGGAGCTTCGGACAATGTGCAAGCCAGAGCAAGTGCAGACAGCAGTGAGCCAGGATAAGAGGCCCAAGAACTTCGATTCCTGTAACAGAGGCCAGCAGGGCCAAGGTCGTTATGGCAAGCCGCACAATGGGGCTTGTCGAGCGACGGGTTCAGGATGTTTCAAATGTGGTCAGCCAAGCCACATGAGTAGGGACTGCCCCAGGGGTGCTCTAATTTGCTTCCATTGTAATCAGACTGGCCATACAAAGGTTGATTTTCTGAGATTGTCAGGAGGAACAGTGGTGGCGCCTACGCcagccaccttgaggattactgatAGCCGCCTGGATAAGGCAGAGACACCTGTGGTGAAAAGcagggcatttcagttgaccaccGATGAGGCCCGTACAACACCGAATGTGGTTTTGG CCAATGGTATGATTGCTCATGTCCAGTTTGATTCGGGTGTTTCcggatcctttgtatctcttacgcttagcaagaagttttatGATGTTCCCGGGATTCTAGATTTTCCAGTGGAGGTTGAGATTGTGAATGACCGTACCGTGAGTACTTTGAGGGTTCATCGTGGGTGTGTCTTGAATCTATTTAGTGAGAGATACTCTATTGATTTAGTTTCGATTCCTTTGAGAGGATCAAAGGTTATCTTTGAGATGGATTGGTTGGATCCCAATGGGGACATGATTGAATGTGAGCGACAGATAGTGaaagtttga
- the LOC111906808 gene encoding homeobox-leucine zipper protein HOX21: MSFLPPEPMFFGYEDHFQGGDPLMRRSMSYSGREVFEETTGGCDGETSEDEGSQLGEKKRRLNLEQVKALEKSFELGNKLEPDRKRQLARALGLQPRQVAIWFQNRRARWKTKQLERDYNVLKKQVDSIRADNDSLKNKNQKLHAQLMAIKGQEPNGLNLNKETEGSWSNGSESEDNTTLFYTQISNNLPTGAAMIGGLGRPYLLRQPLNQTVVTGDEGFCNMLNVMEEQPAFWPWPEAEAPHPQL; this comes from the exons ATGTCCTTCCTTCCACCTGAACCCATGTTCTTTGGCTATGAAGATCACTTCCAAG GTGGCGATCCACTGATGAGAAGATCGATGTCATATTCCGGGAGAGAAGTTTTTGAAGAAACGACAGGTGGCTGCGACGGCGAGACGTCGGAGGATGAGGGTTCTCAGCTCGGTGAAAAGAAAAGGAGGCTGAATCTCGAACAGGTCAAGGCTCTGGAGAAAAGCTTTGAGCTTGGAAACAAGCTTGAACCCGACAGAAAAAGGCAACTGGCTCGAGCCTTAGGGTTGCAGCCAAGACAAGTGGCTATATGGTTTCAAAACAGAAGGGCTCGATGGAAGACCAAACAATTAGAAAGAGATTATAATGTGTTGAAGAAACAAGTCGACTCCATTAGAGCTGATAATGACTCTCTCAAGAACAAAAATCAGAAGCTTCATGCACAG TTAATGGCTATAAAGGGTCAAGAACCAAATGGGTTGAATTTAAACAAAGAAACAGAAGGGTCGTGGAGCAATGGAAGTGAATCAGAAGACAACACCACCCTATTTTACACACAGATCTCAAACAATCTTCCCACCGGTGCAGCTATGATAGGAGGTCTAGGGAGGCCGTATCTCCTCCGCCAGCCACTGAATCAGACGGTGGTTACCGGAGATGAAGGGTTCTGCAACATGCTTAATGTTATGGAGGAGCAACCAGCTTTCTGGCCGTGGCCGGAGGCTGAGGCACCCCATCCTCAACtataa